A segment of the Commensalibacter oyaizuii genome:
ATGTTACTTAAATATTGTTATGTTTCCTTGAATATTAGGTTGCTTTTACTTTTTAACGATTAATGTCTGTGAAAATCAGACACTCATTTATTGTTAAAGAATAGGAACGTCTAACAGCGATTAGGATATTATAAAAAATCCACACACGGAATGTTCAAAGCTTTGTAAGAAAGATAAGTTGATGGTTTTACCTTTTGATAATGACGATCGATACAAAAATTTTATCATTCGTGTGTGGACAGGTGGTAATCCTGGCAACATTATGATGATGTATATGTCGGCTTTGAAATTACAGCGAAAGCTAGGTTTTGGATCATTAGCGCATGTTGGTATTCCTATTTTCAGCAAATATATCCCAGATGTTACGTTAAATACTCGTCAATACGCAGAAAATAGCGTTGACGAATATGGTTATATGCCAATTAAAGATCGGCCTAACATTACTTACGATATGATTGGCTTGCGCGATTACCGTGATATGAATGACAAGCAATATAATTACATTCCAATGAGAGGGCTGGCACATGCTGCTGTAAATAGTCACGCACAGTTTATTAACTTGGAAGGGTATTGCCAACATATCGATAATTTTCCATCTTTAACTGACGTTGATTATGAAACAATATTTCCCTGTATGGTTTCAAACGAGGGGGGAAAAGAGGATGAATTGGTCATCAATATAAGAGGAGCAGAAGTTTTAGAAGGGATTCATCCTCATTATTGTATGATTCCTCCAGAATTCTATGAATATTTAATTCAACGAACTGGAAAAAAACCAATATTTTATGGGCAGTTAACTCCTTCTCCTTACATGGATGAATTACGCCAACGATTTCCAGAAGCACAATTTTTAAATTCACGTGGAACCATTAAAGATTTTGATTATATTCGCAAATCAAAACATATCGTCATTTGTATTAGTACATTTTCTTGGTTAGCAGCATGGTTATCCAAAGCAACAACCATTCACTTTCCTGTTCTAGGGGTCTTAAACCCATTGCAACATCAATCGATGATTTTACCCTTTAATGATCTACGATATCAGTTTTATTTATTTCCAGAATGTTACGCATCGCATGTAAATGATTATCGACATTATATGGATCCCATACGAACAAACTGGGAGTTTATTGAACATGATGCATTGTACAATCGTATTCCCAAATGGCGTGACGATGTTGATGATTATATCATTGCGCTAAATCATCAATATTATAGAAATACATGTCAATCACCAATACTTAAAGAAGCTTGGCAACAATTTGGTGAAGTTGGTAGCTATAATCATTATATGAAAGAAGGTTTTATTACAGGTCAGAAGCCATGCTATGTCAATGAAATATATTATTTGGCTAAAAACAACCTCGCCTTAGAAGACTTAAGAACTGGGGAATTTGGAAGTACATATGACCATTATATTAGAAAAGGACAATATATAGGGCTAAAACGTGCTTCTGATGTAGAACTTTCCGATATTGATTATTAACTCTTACCGTAATAAAATAGTAGAGAGTATGAAAGATTATGGATATTTATATCTTCTTATTTAATAATTTTCAAACTCTCGACGTTTTTGGTCCTATAGAGGTATTTGGCAGTATAGGATGTATTAATCTTCATTATTGTTCTTTATCTGGTGGCACGATCTACAGTTGCCACCAGGTGCCCATTATGACCAAAGAATTGCCTTCAACATTTCCAAAAGAATTTGTCTTTTTCATTCCTGGTGGTCCTGGAACACGTTCGTTAGTTCATGAGAAGGATGTTATTAACCAACTAGAAAAAATTATACAGAAAGCTTCTTATTGTTTAACCGTGTGTACGGGTTCTGCTGTTTTGGCGAAAACGGGGTTATTAAATCACAAATTTGC
Coding sequences within it:
- a CDS encoding DJ-1/PfpI family protein, whose translation is MDIYIFLFNNFQTLDVFGPIEVFGSIGCINLHYCSLSGGTIYSCHQVPIMTKELPSTFPKEFVFFIPGGPGTRSLVHEKDVINQLEKIIQKASYCLTVCTGSAVLAKTGLLNHKFATSNKMAWSWVISTNDQVDWQSDARWCVDDRFYTSSGISAGIDMALRFVADRYDLEIANTIAQKMEYVWNDCSSNDPFAKD